GAACTGAACGGTTATGGGATGACGTTTACGATTGGCCGCGGCAACGAACTTTGCGTGGCCGGCATTCGTTCGCTGGCCGCCCTTCTGGTGGGGACGAGTGTTGAAAAGTTAATGGCGGATCCCGTCGTGATTTATCGACAACTGACCGGCGACAGTCAGCTGCGCTGGGTTGGGCCTGAGAAAGGTGTGATTCATCTGGCGGCTGCTGCCGTTATCAATGCGGTTTGGGATTTGTGGTCGCGAATGAAGGGCGTTCCCGTCTGGCAGTATGTGTGTGAAATGCCTTCGGAGCAATTCGTCGCAAGCATCGACTGGCGATACCTGTCAGACGCACTGACTCCCGCGCAGGGACTGGAATTGCTTCGTCGACATGAATCGACACGTGCGTCAAGAATCGCGGAGCTGCTCGATTCCGGGTATCCAAGTTATACAACCTCAGCTGGCTGGCTTGGCTATTCGGACGACTCTCTTCGGAGTAAGTGTGATGATCTGAAACGGCGAGGATGGTCTCACTTCAAGATTAAGGTGGGGAGAGATCTGGACGATGACATTCGGAGGTGTCGGGTTTTGCGCAGTGAGATGGGTGATCATGCACGAATGATGATCGATGCTAATCAGGTCTGGGACGTTCCTCAGGCCATTGAGTGGGTGCGGCATCTGGCGGAGTTCAATCCGTGGTTTGTGGAAGAACCAACTTCGCCGGATGACATTCTTGGTCACAAAGCGATTGCGGAAGGGATCGCACCGATCCGCGTGGCGACCGGAGAGATGTGTCATAACCGAGTCATGTTCAAGCAATTCATACAGTGCGGAGCGATGCAGGTCTGCCAGTTGGACAGCTGTCGACTTGGTGGTGTCAATGAAGTACTCGCCGTATTGTTGCTGGCGGAACGTTTTCGGGTACCTGTCTGCCCGCATGCAGGCGGAGTCGGACTTTGTGAATACGTCCAGCACCTCAGCATGATAGATTATGTTTGTGTGTCGGCATCGATGGACGACCGGGTGACGGAATATTCCGATCATCTTCACGAGCATGTTTGCGATCCGGTCAGCATGAAGAACGGTCGATACATGCCGCCTTCTGCACCGGGATACAGTGTGCAGTTCACAGAGGCAGCGATTCAGGAATTTGTCTTCTGAGTTTGTGACGTTTGAATTCCCCGGAAAACAGAATCACCAGAGATCGTCCTATGAATCTGCGAATCTTATCCCGCGGAAAGCCTGCCACTGTCTCAGTTGTTCTTGTCGCGTTGCTTTTGATTGCCGACAGGGGGCGATCGCAGGATCTTCCACCGACGCCCACACCACAAACCCCGACGCCGACGATGCCGACGCCACCGACAACGGCAGAGGAAGCGACTCAGGTTGAGGTATCGGACGCACCGAAGGAACTAACGATCCCTGAATTGTCCAGGCGAATCAATCGGTCGCTTGTCATCGTCAAGGCGACAGGTCGCGACGGAAGCATGCAGGGGCACGGAACAGGATTTGAGATCTCCCCCGACGGACTTATTGCCACAGCACGCCACGTCATTGGGGATGGACGACAGGTTGCAGTTGTGATGCCGAACGGTCAGACCGCCAAGGCGACTCACGTTTACGGCGTCCACGAATCGATTGACGTCGCGATCATCAAAGTTGACGGAAAGGAAATGGACGCCCTACCCCTGTGTCAGGAGGATGCCATTGAAACGGGTGCATCTGTGGTTGCTGTGGGCCATCCCGGCAACCGGACCAATACAACGGTGAGCGGCATTATCGCAGGGACCCAGGATATTGATGGCATTCGGCTGCTGGAACTTGCAATGCCCATTGAACCCGGCAGCAGCGGCGAGCCGGTTGTCAATCGCGCTGGCGAAGTGGTCGGAGTTGTCGTGATGAAGTCCACGCTGGAAAGAAGTCTCGGCTATGCGGTGCCGGTTCGACATTTGCGAGACCTGCTTGCAGAGCCAACGCCCATTCCAATGAAACGCTGGATTACGATTGGTGCGCTGGATCCCAAACGATGGCAGATTGTTTTCGACGCAGCGTGGAGTCAGCGCGCGGGGCGGATCAAAGTCGATGGGCCCGGTAATTCATTTGGCGGCCGATCACTTTGCCTGCAGACGTCGAATCCTCCCCCCGTTCCGTTTGATGTTCAGGTTGAAGTCAAGCTCGCTGACGAAGCCGGAGCTGCTGGCCTGGTGTTTCATTCGGATGGAGGAGATCGCCACTATGGCTACTATCCCAGCGACGGAAATATACGGTTGACTCGCTTTGATGGCCCGGATGTTTATTCGTGGAACATTCTGCACAACGAACCGCACGATGCTTATCGCCCCGGGGAATGGAACACATTTCGCGTTCGAGTCGAAGAAGGTCGAATGATCTGCTGGTTAAACCAGCAATTGGTCCTCGAATCGCAGGACAATGGCCTCACATCTGGTCGAGTTGGCCTGGCGACATTCCGCGGGACAATTGCTGAATTCAGGCGATTCAAGGTGGCATCGGATCTCCCCTCAGGTTTCCCCGATGAAAATGGAACTGCCACCATCGAAGAGGTGGTCGGTCGACTTTCGATGAATCGGCCACCGGAAGCGAAGGATGTTGAACAACTGCAGGAAATACAGGGCTATGCCTCTTTGTTGCAGGCTCGGGCGAAACGTCTGGAGAAACAGGCAGAGCGTGTTCGTGAGCTGGCGAAAGAGGTCCATGCATCCGTCGTACGTGATGCACTTCTGCAGACACTGAATCCGGTCAATGATTCCGCGCCGGATTTGATGAAAGCCGCATTGCTTATTGCTGTGCTTGATAACGAAGAGGTCGACCCTGCCCCGTACATCGATCGGTTGGATCAGCTGGCAGACGAAGTCAGAGGCACATTACCCGAGAAAGCAACTCAGACACAGACCTTGCAGGCAATGGACAGGATTCTGTTTGAGGAGTACGCCTTTCGGGGCAGTAAACGTGACTACTACACTGCCTCAAACAGCTACCTCAACGAAGTCATCGATGATCGGGAAGGTCTCCCGATTACACTTTCCGTTCTCTACATGGAATTGGCCCGAAGG
This genomic interval from Planctomycetaceae bacterium contains the following:
- a CDS encoding enolase C-terminal domain-like protein; its protein translation is MNTVITGFETFDLRFPTSQHLDGSDAMNPDPDYSAAYVVLRTNSGELNGYGMTFTIGRGNELCVAGIRSLAALLVGTSVEKLMADPVVIYRQLTGDSQLRWVGPEKGVIHLAAAAVINAVWDLWSRMKGVPVWQYVCEMPSEQFVASIDWRYLSDALTPAQGLELLRRHESTRASRIAELLDSGYPSYTTSAGWLGYSDDSLRSKCDDLKRRGWSHFKIKVGRDLDDDIRRCRVLRSEMGDHARMMIDANQVWDVPQAIEWVRHLAEFNPWFVEEPTSPDDILGHKAIAEGIAPIRVATGEMCHNRVMFKQFIQCGAMQVCQLDSCRLGGVNEVLAVLLLAERFRVPVCPHAGGVGLCEYVQHLSMIDYVCVSASMDDRVTEYSDHLHEHVCDPVSMKNGRYMPPSAPGYSVQFTEAAIQEFVF
- a CDS encoding transglutaminase family protein, producing the protein MNLRILSRGKPATVSVVLVALLLIADRGRSQDLPPTPTPQTPTPTMPTPPTTAEEATQVEVSDAPKELTIPELSRRINRSLVIVKATGRDGSMQGHGTGFEISPDGLIATARHVIGDGRQVAVVMPNGQTAKATHVYGVHESIDVAIIKVDGKEMDALPLCQEDAIETGASVVAVGHPGNRTNTTVSGIIAGTQDIDGIRLLELAMPIEPGSSGEPVVNRAGEVVGVVVMKSTLERSLGYAVPVRHLRDLLAEPTPIPMKRWITIGALDPKRWQIVFDAAWSQRAGRIKVDGPGNSFGGRSLCLQTSNPPPVPFDVQVEVKLADEAGAAGLVFHSDGGDRHYGYYPSDGNIRLTRFDGPDVYSWNILHNEPHDAYRPGEWNTFRVRVEEGRMICWLNQQLVLESQDNGLTSGRVGLATFRGTIAEFRRFKVASDLPSGFPDENGTATIEEVVGRLSMNRPPEAKDVEQLQEIQGYASLLQARAKRLEKQAERVRELAKEVHASVVRDALLQTLNPVNDSAPDLMKAALLIAVLDNEEVDPAPYIDRLDQLADEVRGTLPEKATQTQTLQAMDRILFEEYAFRGSKRDYYTASNSYLNEVIDDREGLPITLSVLYMELARRLDLAVAGVALPGHFVVRFEPTDGSSENQIIDVFDRGRRLTRPEAEKIITSRGLPLEPEYFASRTPTEIIVRMLHNLLNLAEADRNNSDVLRYLETLVLLDPGDLESRVKRLEIRARTGRITEAIEDIDWLIEQPIPSLNKDGLYQYRAQLQQRLPTP